agtccCAGCActcaaaattgctaacattctttgaagtatttttctttgtgtttaataacttgagggcgagtaaatggtgagttttcatttttgggtgaactatccctttaaaagaaaaactgcaTGCTGACATTAAACATTCAGAAGCGAGCATATATACAGATACAGTGTGGCAGATGTGAGGTCAGGCACCTGCTCAGCGTGGAGCTCTGCCAGGTGGCAGAGGGCGACGGCAAAGGCTTCCGTGTTGTTTTGCTGCACACTGAAGTTGACCGGCTCCAGACTGTTCATGTTTAACAGGAGCTGAGCCTGCTGCAGTGCCATAGTGCTAGAGAGACAATAAAAGCCTTGTCACGCTCACAAAGCCAACCGTAAGACTCAATGTCATGCAGAATAGAAGTCTTTTTATTAAACATCTGATTCACCTACAGTACATGTGTAACTTAaacaaatatagaaaaaaagCCTGACCTTTTGCCATACATCCTCCATATTGAAGTGGTCTGGGCCAGGCTAATTTCTACCAGCTCAGAGAGGCTTTGCTTCCAATGCATGATGTCTGTCCCCCGCAGGCCGTCCAGCAGCCTGTTGGCCAGCATGCCCTGTTTTGCTCCCTGCTGGACCAGGGACTGAATGCCCAGAGAAGctaaatactgcaaaaaacatAACAGACGCTTCGTCAAGGTATATTGGCAAATATTCAAACTCGACTTCACAAAGATAACAAAGCTTTTCACAATCACGAAAGCTCTGTCCCAAGAGTTACTTACAGGGAGACAAAAGTGGGCAGCAATTTTCACAGAGTCTTCAGTCAGTACAACACTATCAGATCCTTTCATCTGTTCGAGTGTGTACAACCAActctaaaacacaaaataaaaactgtttattattataacaatCATTTCAATTTACTTCAAAATACATATGAGAAACAGCTCCCACCAGGCAGTGCTGAAGACACACGTGGTCGTTTGCTTCCTGTGCAATGCGAATAGCTTCCTGCAGAGCCAAATCTGCCTGTTGACTGCATAGACAAACACATAAAACCACAGAAATCAGAATTAAAGTAAATGTTAAATACGTATTAAATTTAATATCAGTCATATAGCAACTGAAACTTTCCGTTGAGAGGCTGTCACATCTTCCTATCCAAATCATAATGCTCCTAACACAGTGTATTAATGGGGTCTAAATGTGATACTCACTAATGTCCAAAGCGACAgtgcagggttgccagattcaGCACAGCATAACGCAAACTGCGCCCATAGCCTTCATCTCCGTTGCTCTTGCCTTCTCCACCAGAGAGAATGAGGCGGTCGAAATAGTGGAGGAGACTGTGAGTGGAGATGTAAATATCCTGCACTCGCATGCTGTTCAGATAGCTGAGGTAATGCTGTAGACACAGACAaagaattttatttatattaaaaagtaAGTATATTGAAGTACCATGAAAATTCATGAGTGTGGTCTTCATTCAGTACCATCCCTGctgggaaaaaaaacattagaaacCATTgaagaagttgtaatggttttaatggaaactgtactgtaatggttctactggtatgtgatggattctattgatgggatttaaaataaaatcctaTTGGAGaaaagtttacaaaataaattttgtaatggttttaatggaaaaagctaatggttcataatggtattttaacggaaaccattagaatttctgtaatggtgtcagatgggtttctattgtttttttcagcagggttgcaaaagctaatggttcataatggtattttaatggaaaccattataATTTCTGCAATTGTTTTTATTGGGTTCctattgtttgtgtttcagcAGGGCATTTAATGCCAGCTCTGTTTTGCAGTTATGAAATAGAAAAGAAGAGCTCACCGCCTCTGCAAAGTCAGGATTGAACTTGAGGATGTTGTTTAGCTCATCCTGTAGCTTAGCTGGTGACATGGCCTTGTTCTCATCGTTCTTCAGCAGATATGCCTGAGGAAAAAATGTACATGCTCTACTAGTTCCAAATGTCTTTTTACGTAAGTAAAAAATACACACTTTAGCTTTAAAGTGGCGCAACAAACCTGTCGAGCGAGGAAGTATTCCGCCTGTTTCTGAGATAAAGGACCTTGTGTCTCATCAGACCTATAAGAAAAGCGCCATTCACATCTATTCCCATGCAATCAACATAACACTGGTTCGTGGTTTTACAGACAAATGACATTTTCTGACCACAGCTCAGAGTGATGTGGAGTTACTTTGTCCAGCTCAACTTTGTCTATATGGTCAGCACTGGGGTCTTCGTTGCTTGTCAGCTCCATGTCTTCACCGGGTGGGGCAGACAGCTCAGGTTGCCTGCTGCGATGGCAGTACTGCTGCAGGGATTTATACAGCTTATACACCTGACTAAAAGACAGTTTATTATAGGCTAGCAGCATCTGACGCATGAACAGACCTAGAGAGAGGCAGAGGGAAAAAGATCAAGGGGTCAGAGCCTTTAAAACGGGAACACTTCAATGTGGTTACagccagggctggactgggaagaaaaatcggccctggcttTTTTGTCACAGATCGGCCCTCAaccatttctgtcgacgggGTGGGGTATGGGGTGCATCGGGTCTGTCGACCGGGTGGTGGATCGTGGACCGGGGGGGGTTGGCATGCTTGCATGTCTtctgcattcgcgttgcgtgcaatcgcatttataatacgtccgtcttgAGTGGCCCAAGCATCAGTTCCGACACTTACCTTAAAGGCCCACCGggaacgccagatggccagcCCACCCCTTACAGCCCTGAACACACACATTCGTACCTACAACGCTGGTTTTGAATGCCTCTGAATCAGTGAAAGCATTTGGTAGGATAGTAAAGAAATGCTCCATGTCTTGCAGCTCCCCATCAGCtattaaaaacaacctgaaatcaagtattaatattataaattattactgAAAACCTCCCGAAAacacttaaatattttatttgcgaAAGAGGCATACCTGAGCTTCACAACATTGGCCATGCGAGCACAGCACTCTTCCACTATTTTAAGAAACTGTTCTAGGGGCAAATCTGGACCCTGCACAAATCAAACACGTGCTGTATAACTGTATGCACATAGTGCTTCCATGCATAACAgttaagacttttaaaatcgaTACAGACCTGTTGTAAAGGCAGGATGAGTTTGTTAAGGCGTCTTCTGTCTAGAAGTGCCATTGGTTTAGTTGTAGACATCTCGTAGAGTAAATATAACACAGCAATCTTATATGGAGTGACCCAATCTTTAATACCGAATATGTTTGCGTGAACCACTCCATTTGTCATCATGGGGTTGAAATACAAACTTTCGTGCACACTTGCCATTGCAGGACAATCAAACCTGTCTGGGCTTTAGTTAGTCCTCGCGGATGAGAAAAATGAAGTAGATAGATGCGATTAGTTCTTAAATAAACGTGAACAAACTTGGGGTTTGTGGATGAAGCTAAAATACATTAGCTTACATTGCGCTAATAATAACGGCAACGCAGTA
Above is a genomic segment from Triplophysa rosa linkage group LG17, Trosa_1v2, whole genome shotgun sequence containing:
- the anapc5 gene encoding anaphase-promoting complex subunit 5 is translated as MASVHESLYFNPMMTNGVVHANIFGIKDWVTPYKIAVLYLLYEMSTTKPMALLDRRRLNKLILPLQQGPDLPLEQFLKIVEECCARMANVVKLRLFLIADGELQDMEHFFTILPNAFTDSEAFKTSVVGLFMRQMLLAYNKLSFSQVYKLYKSLQQYCHRSRQPELSAPPGEDMELTSNEDPSADHIDKVELDKVTPHHSELWSDETQGPLSQKQAEYFLARQAYLLKNDENKAMSPAKLQDELNNILKFNPDFAEAHYLSYLNSMRVQDIYISTHSLLHYFDRLILSGGEGKSNGDEGYGRSLRYAVLNLATLHCRFGHYQQADLALQEAIRIAQEANDHVCLQHCLSWLYTLEQMKGSDSVVLTEDSVKIAAHFCLPYLASLGIQSLVQQGAKQGMLANRLLDGLRGTDIMHWKQSLSELVEISLAQTTSIWRMYGKSTMALQQAQLLLNMNSLEPVNFSVQQNNTEAFAVALCHLAELHAEQGLYAVVSDIMRHLKQQFPPHTQHAKLWMLCDLKIQFEKAMNDGKYHMAEPLVTAISALNSTEGLYRKAQLMKALNQTSEASKILQHLQQRCEKSKNIEMTIRVMLASAELHWDSSGFATALPLLLQALALSRQHNLQNLASETVLHLAFTQLMLGIPEQALVLVQDVLESVLAHGALIDKGRALLLAARCQMALAGTTTEENRLSAMELAVHTLDEAAVYFSRLDCKERMRDVYYLQARLLHTLGNFSQRNKCAMLFRLLDQELPLSGMTVVNRL